A single genomic interval of Coccidioides posadasii str. Silveira chromosome 1, complete sequence harbors:
- a CDS encoding uncharacterized protein (EggNog:ENOG410PHAD~COG:S), with protein MISSSPSAAALLCASPNHPPAAAPDIPSQSPFFDAHRAAAPPPPPPAAAARSPASSRLPRPDAPCVRSIPVRQEIQVALRRQTVDAGTQYSRPASPAERVVPLAHQQPSSRETAAVTDNSTSLSPHHHHHHHHHHHHQQNHRSQWRAALV; from the coding sequence ATGATCTCCTCCTCGCCATCCGCCGCCGCGCTGCTATGCGCCTCTCCCAATCACCCTCCTGCCGCTGCCCCAGACATTCCCTCTCAGTCGCCGTTCTTTGACGCCCATCGTGCAGCAGCGCCGCCGCCGCCCcctcctgctgctgctgctcgcTCGCCTGCCTCGTCCCGCCTGCCCCGTCCCGACGCTCCCTGCGTGCGTAGCATTCCCGTCAGACAGGAGATACAGGTTGCCCTCCGCCGCCAGACCGTCGATGCCGGTACCCAGTACTCCCGTCCCGCCAGCCCAGCTGAACGAGTGGTGCCCCTTGCCCACCAGCAGCCCTCGTCCCGCGAAACAGCTGCTGTGACCGACAATTCCACCTCACTCTCTccccaccaccaccaccaccaccaccaccaccaccaccaccagcagAACCACCGCTCTCAGTGGCGAGCTGCCCTCGTCTGA
- a CDS encoding uncharacterized protein (EggNog:ENOG410PG4B~COG:S~BUSCO:1281at33183), whose translation MTIISRPQLLSEIRDPESPSSRIASLRALKNDLIGHDQKKQAWIEHGIVPVLSTLLASSLLAGDRPATVQTNGDKGCSACGDGLAAADATHREAVIIINSLAQGGPAFIAPILASDILPSLFEILSSTPSSPSSSSSSSSSPALDLAVLQCLHTIADRLPLAYEHGYSQLRHLSALLYSPVHITSLLRILKQTSTLSSAQSCIELAAELISKTCTEESHKVTLAEAGVLDALATRVASFIVAQGYVLPGAENYAGAPGGLGSIPPPAPPNAKLGPILRAICVILEYSKSRADHFLTSPAIVTVFPRNIQNIPLGEVKRGPWGSHPVGFVVSKQNSSNPIDSLLPAVPSPQPTGSTSFPPLGSHSSFDKHAHFFSPPPLQSESPSASDEHECAIISWLVSIAREGAGMDRLLAIRLVAILFRLGLAKKHRVTMLGYLVVPLLLQMLEKGYTAPEDTESSESGSISQTSRVKEEAPATLATLVMDSRELQKHAADGGAIKKLSQMLKESFNAVEDAGRSMWSPVPNGTSLKGFQPEISSLGPPGVSPSVFHRVRVREGVLRALSALSLFREEYRKAICDNGVVPLVIDSLKPYEPESTESSSDAKSAAVEGNPIPTLLAACAAARSLTRSVSVLRTSLIDAGVANPIFKLVKSRNVEIQIAATSVICNLALDFSPMKEAIISANMIPTLCEHSHSENTKLRLESIWALKHIAYNSTNDIKMKIVETLEPAWLKRVICEDPTDPSIQRKAEEEMTGNEMEITPPLGDPTDIQNLVHDYNSRDSESQTPDLRMIDTVMPAKASLDTFLTDSARRRKLALNGDLDHTKQMRRDDIQVQEQILDLVRNLICGTGAPEMIDYLFQEVTDLFDILADKLRPKLRPGHGRKDPSSKDNSIPTEILSSVTYIMINIAAGLPRHRQLLMLHPDLLRLMMPLFQHASKEVRVNCVWVVINLTVEDDQRDRPTCRERAAKLRELGVLEQLVRLEDDPECDVRQRTKTALDLMGNLLASAC comes from the exons ATGACGATAATATCTCGTCCCCAGCTTCTTTCGGAAATCCGGGATCCCGAGTCTCCCAGTTCGCGGATCGCCTCGCTTCGGGCCCTGAAGAACGATCTCATCGGCCATGACCAGAAGAAGCAGGCCTGGATCGAACATGGGATAGTGCCGGTCTTGTCGACTCTGCTGGCCAGCTCCCTCCTCGCTGGGGACAGACCCGCGACCGTGCAGACAAACGGAGATAAGGGGTGCTCCGCCTGCGGGGATGGCTTGGCTGCTGCTGATGCTACCCACCGCGAAGctgtcatcatcatcaacagTCTCGCGCAAG GCGGCCCAGCGTTCATTGCCCCGATTCTTGCCAGCGACATCTTGCCCTCGCTctttgagattctgtcttcGACGCCCTCCTCgccctcctcctcctcctcctcctcctcctcccccgcCTTAGACCTGGCCGTCCTCCAATGCCTTCACACTATCGCGGACAGACTCCCTCTAGCATACGAACACGGCTACTCGCAGCTTCGACACCTATCCGCACTCCTTTATTCACCGGTGCATATCACCAGCCTTCTCAGGATCCTCAAGCAAACTTCGACTCTCTCCAGCGCACAGTCCTGTATCGAATTGGCCGCGGAGCTGATCTCCAAAACATGCACCGAAGAGTCACACAAGGTCACGCTTGCCGAGGCCGGCGTGCTTGATGCCCTCGCCACCAGGGTAGCATCTTTCATAGTAGCGCAGGGTTACGTCCTTCCTGGAGCTGAAAACTATGCTGGAGCGCCGGGGGGCTTGGGTTCGATACCGCCGCCCGCTCCACCTAATGCGAAACTCGGTCCCATACTCCGCGCCATATGCGTGATCCTTGAGTACTCGAAGTCCCGCGCAGATCACTTCCTTACCTCTCCGGCCATCGTGACTGTATTTCCTCGAAATATCCAGAATATCCCCCTTGGCGAAGTCAAAAGAGGGCCATGGGGTTCCCATCCAGTGGGATTTGTCGTGTCCAAGCAGAACTCGTCAAACCCCATAGATTCACTCTTACCCGCTGTGCCCTCTCCCCAACCTACAGGATCAACCAGTTTCCCTCCCTTGGGCTCCCATTCTTCTTTCGACAAGCATGCTCATTTCTTCAGCCCTCCCCCACTTCAGAGCGAGTCGCCGTCCGCCTCCGACGAGCATGAATGCGCAATAATATCGTGGCTGGTTTCCATTGCGAGGGAAGGGGCGGGGATGGATAGGCTTCTGGCCATCAGATTAGTAGCTATCCTCTTTCGTCTTGGCCTCGCTAAGAAGCACCGCGTCACGATGCTCGGATACTTAGTCGTGCCATTGCTCCTCCAGATGCTGGAGAAGGGATACACTGCCCCGGAAGATACTGAATCGAGCGAGAGTGGGTCGATCTCACAGACATCAAGGGTAAAAGAAGAAGCGCCTGCTACGCTCGCCACGTTGGTCATGGACAGCCGAGAGCTTCAGAAGCACGCTGCCGACGGTGGTGCCATTAAGAAGCTTTCACAGATGTTGAAGGAATCGTTCAACGCAGTTGAAGACGCTGGAAGATCGATGTGGAGTCCCGTGCCAAATGGGACCTCTCTTAAAGGATTCCAGCCGGAGATCTCCTCTCTTGGACCACCCGGAGTTTCCCCCTCGGTGTTCCACAGAGTGAGGGTTCGAGAAGGCGTTCTAAGAGCGCTTTCGGCGCTCTCGCTCTTCAGAGAAGAATACCGCAAAGCTATCTGTGACAATGGAGTTGTACCGCTTGTGATCGATTCCTTAAAGCCATATGAACCGGAATCCACTGAGAGTTCCAGTGACGCAAAGTCAGCAGCCGTTGAAGGGAATCCAATTCCGACACTGCTCGCTGCTTGTGCGGCTGCCCGATCGCTGACTCGCTCCGTGAGCGTGCTACGCACCAGTTTGATCGATGCTGGCGTTGCAAACCCGATATTCAAGCTGGTCAAGTCTCGAAACGTTGAGATTCAAATTGCGGCTACGTCTGTGATTTGCAATCTAGCCCTGGATTTCAGCCCGATGAAGGAA GCGATCATTTCGGCGAATATGATTCCCACGCTTTGCGAACACTCTCACTCCGAGAACACGAAGTTGCGGCTGGAGTCAATCTGGGCTTTGAAGCATATTGCTTACAACTCCACCAACGACATAAAGATGAAGATCGTTGAGACCCTTGAGCCTGCCTGGCTTAAGCGTGTTATCTGCGAGGATCCAACTGATCCGTCGATACAGCGAAAAGCCGAAGAGGAGATGACGGGTAACGAGATGGAGATAACTCCACCTCTTGGGGACCCGACCGATATTCAGAATCTAGTACATGACTACAACAGCAGGGACTCAGAATCACAGACTCCAGATCTTCGAATGATCGATACTGTTATGCCTGCTAAAGCGAGCCTTGATACGTTCCTGACAGACAGTGCCCGACGAAGGAAGCTAGCATTGAATGGAGATCTTGACCATACGAAACAAATGCGTCGGGATGACATACAGGTTCAAGAACAGATTCTCGACCTCGTGCGGAATCTGATCTGTGGTACCGGAGCCCCAGAAATGATTGATTACTTATTTCAAGAGGTTACGGATCTGTTTGATATCCTTGCAGACAAGCTGCGTCCTAAGCTGCGTCCTGGTCACGGCCGCAAAGATCCTAGCTCTAAAGATAATTCAATTCCCACCGAGATTCTCTCCTCGGTGACATATATCATGATCAATATCGCCGCGGGTCTGCCCCGTCATCGACAGCTGCTCATGCTACACCCAGACCTGCTGAGACTCATGATGCCTCTCTTCCAGCATGCAAGCAAGGAAGTGCGGGTGAACTGCGTGTGGGTCGTGATCAACCTCACAGTTGAAGATGATCAGCGCGATCGTCCGACCTGCAGAGAGCGCGCAGCCAAGTTGCGAGAGCTTGGAGTCCTGGAGCAGCTGGTAAGATTAGAGGACGATCCCGAATGTGACGTGAGGCAGCGCACAAAGACCGCACTGGACCTGATGGGCAATTTGTTGGCGTCAGCTTGCTGA
- a CDS encoding uncharacterized protein (EggNog:ENOG410PHAD~COG:S~BUSCO:11058at33183), whose amino-acid sequence MPSATAGTKRSTPDTRAAASCKATRSNAGEDGLPDGSIPKRPRPEHLAPKVLPRQYENADSRDLVVLISSMLMELIRFNDQIPLRDGRLTRFHSRSPPRISVQDYLQRLTTHATLSPPVLLSMVYYIDRLCALYPAFTVSSLTVHRFLITAATVASKGLSDSFWTNKTYSRVGGITIAELALLELEFLWRVEWRIVPQPEVLVDYYRSLVERCDEWGLE is encoded by the exons ATGCCCTCAGCCACTGCGGGAACTAAACGTAGCACGCCGGACACACGGGCAGCGGCGAGTTGCAAGGCGACGAGATCGAACGCCGGCGAAGACGGCCTACCCGACGGCTCCATACCAAAACGGCCCAGGCCAGAGCACTTGGCGCCCAAAGTTCTCCCTCGGCAGTATGAAAATGCCGATTCGCGAGACCTGGTCGTTCTCATCTCCAGCATGCTCATGGAGCTGATCAGATTCAACGACCAGATCCCCCTGCGCGATGGTCGCCTCACACGCTTCCACTCGCGCTCTCCTCCGCGCATCTCCGTCCAGGACTACCTGCAGCGTCTGACCACCCACGCCACTCTCTCGCCTCCCGTCCTTCTGAGCATGGTCTACTACATCGATCGACTGTGCGCTCTGTACCCCGCCTTTACGGTATCTAGCCTCACCGTCCACCGATTCCTCATCACCGCGGCGACTGTTGCAAGCAAGGGTCTAAGTGACAGCTTCTGGACAAACAAAACGTATTCCAGGGTTGGCGGTATCACTATCGCAGAACTGGCTTTGCTGGAGCTCGAATTCCTCTGGCGGGTGGAATGGCGGATAGTTCCCCAGCCAGAAGTGCTGGTCGACTATTATCGAAGCCTCGTCGAGAGGTGCGATGA ATGGGGTCTGGAATAA